The segment TAATACAAAAAGAGCACCACCTATCGAGGGGCGACTTACGCGTCGTTTGGAGCCACGAGATAGGTGGTGCTTTTTTGTAACTAAGTTGTCGAAATAAAGTCGGGCCCCATCAATATAGGCACCCCACGATAGTTTTCATTATTGTTCCGGCCCCATGTCTCGGAATTCCACGTCTCTAAATTGTGTGAATTCCCCAATGAATTGGAGTTCCACGGTACCGACGGAACCATTACGGTGTTTACGAATGAGGACTTCTGCGTTGTCCCCTTTTTCGGAGTTTTCATCGTAATATTTATCGCGGTACAAGAAGATAACGATATCCGCATCTTGTTCGAGGGAACCAGATTCACGAAGGTCAGACAGTACAGGCCGTTTATCTGGTCTGCTTTCAACACTACGAGACAACTGAGACAAGGCGATGAGCGGCACGTTAAACTCACGAGCAATCAATTTAAGGTTACGAGAGATTTCAGACACCTCTTGTTGACGATTCTCGCTGCCCTTACCGGAGTTGCGGCCTTGCATCAACTGAATATAGTCGACAATAACGAGATCGAGACCATGTTCTACCTTAAGACGGCGCAGTTTAGAGCGCATATCTTGTACGGTAAGGCCCGGCGTATCATCGATAAAGAGCTTAGACTTGCTCATGCGATCCGCTGCAGCGATAACCTTTTCCCAGTCAGTAGGGTCCATATTCGCACGGCGCAATTTTTCAGAACTCACACCTGCCACGGAGGATAGAATACGACCAACGAGCTGTTCCTTGCCCATTTCTAGGGAGAAGAACGCTACCGTCTTGTCGTACAACATCGTTACGTTTTGAGCGATGTTCAAGGTGAAAGCCGTTTTCCCCATCGCAGGACGAGCGGCTACGAGGATGAGGTCAGATTTCTGCAGTCCATTGAAGACATGGTCTACATCCTTAAAGCCTGTTGGAACACCTGTAATAGCGCCATCATGCTGTTGCAATGCATTTAATTTATCTAAGTTAGATAACACAACCTCCCCAATAGGAGCAAATGATGATTCAGACTGTGTTTGACCACTTACGTCCAATACCATTTGTTCCGCCTTGTTAAGGATAGCTGTTGGCTCATCTTCGCCAGCGTACGTCATGCCTACGATTTTATTCCCTGCATCGATAAGGCGGCGCAACTGAGCTTTCTCACTAATGATTTTCGCATGTTCCTCTACATTGTAGGACACCGATTCATTAGCCAAAGATGTAATATATGCAAGACCGCCTACCGCATCGAGACGCTTACGACGATCTAGCTCTTCACCAACAGTGATAAAGTCCGCCGTCTTGTTAGCATGCACGATTTCTAAGATAGCATCATAAATAATACGATGCGCATCGCGGTAAAAGTCTTCAGATTTTAGAATACTCGTCACTGTATCGACAACGGCACCCGAGTTGGATCCATTCGTTAATAAAGCCCCCAAAACGGCTTTTTCCGCATCTAAATTATGCGGTGGAATGCGTACATCCATGATAATCCCCTTTATAAAACCACTATGGATAAAAGAATT is part of the Veillonella nakazawae genome and harbors:
- the dnaB gene encoding replicative DNA helicase, translated to MDVRIPPHNLDAEKAVLGALLTNGSNSGAVVDTVTSILKSEDFYRDAHRIIYDAILEIVHANKTADFITVGEELDRRKRLDAVGGLAYITSLANESVSYNVEEHAKIISEKAQLRRLIDAGNKIVGMTYAGEDEPTAILNKAEQMVLDVSGQTQSESSFAPIGEVVLSNLDKLNALQQHDGAITGVPTGFKDVDHVFNGLQKSDLILVAARPAMGKTAFTLNIAQNVTMLYDKTVAFFSLEMGKEQLVGRILSSVAGVSSEKLRRANMDPTDWEKVIAAADRMSKSKLFIDDTPGLTVQDMRSKLRRLKVEHGLDLVIVDYIQLMQGRNSGKGSENRQQEVSEISRNLKLIAREFNVPLIALSQLSRSVESRPDKRPVLSDLRESGSLEQDADIVIFLYRDKYYDENSEKGDNAEVLIRKHRNGSVGTVELQFIGEFTQFRDVEFRDMGPEQ